The following are encoded in a window of Oncorhynchus nerka isolate Pitt River unplaced genomic scaffold, Oner_Uvic_2.0 unplaced_scaffold_1010, whole genome shotgun sequence genomic DNA:
- the LOC135570248 gene encoding uncharacterized protein LOC135570248 yields the protein MTFEINGNSSWHQTVFMLISVLSPGSLGEECRSFRHVENGRTFFRYSGLLWVSQPRDLLQGVTSVTEDGSWALFSCDAGYRLYGHSLLYCKGQNWNGTKPVCKESDMMRSWKQKEPTVPMPRIQSQNLAVLSALKNHLHLHYNTIANTASKPVLLANAPPKDPHTHLKDPHSIDRSPKAHHVEDNLKDTRDLTDREGAPEKPTRPQASTSSSATTETITSTSSLLVAEGYWHQGTFIAQAMQEDSLPRKGVLTGATQLEPGQGITEPADVSSTDTQEPRPQRPTETSSTSFINSSNTTSHWVNGTDTFGHHIQVKETASLSDDDDDDGGETHRRNVTSPDRASNGSQDNETDTSDSHHSQANETSSSPLSGDDGETSGHNGTSSYLSLNRSDQHLIKGATNTEELPRPVTLNRRPLCPYPPLPASTPVPGTTNTEELPRPVTLNRRPLCPYPPLPAHGTFYFRPVDNPGPRDYKHYIQYACYAGYTLAHGDIHSYCLPAGRWSGLTPVCLGKSLLYHSSL from the exons ATGACTTTTGAGATCAATGGGAACTCCTCATGGCATCAGACTGTCTTTATGTTGatctctgttctgtctccagGGTCATTGGGTGAGGAATGCAGGAGTTTCAGACACGTGGAGAACGGTAGAACATTCTTCCGTTACAGCGGGCT CCTCTGGGTGTCTCAGCCCAGGGATCTCCTGCAGGGGGTTACCAGTGTGACAGAGGACGGGTCCTGGGCTCTCTTCAGCTGTGATGCTGGCTACAGGCTCTATGGACACTCACTGCTCTACTGCAAGGGCCAGAACTGGAACGGCACCAAGCCTGTCTGCAAGG AGTCTGATATGATGAGGTCATGGAAGCAGAAAGAGCCCACCGTCCCGATGCCCAGGATCCAGAGCCAGAACCTTGCCGTGCTGTCTGCTCTGAAGAACCACCTACACCTTCACTACAATACCATCGCTAACACCGCCTCCAAGCCCGTGTTGCTGGCCAACGCACCACCTAAAGACCCCCACACCCACCTAAAAGACCCACACTCCATAGACCGCAGCCCCAAAGCTCACCATGTGGAGGATAATTTGAAAGACACCAGGGATCTAACAGACAGAGAAGGGGCCCCTGAGAAGCCCACTAGACCTCAggcctccacatcctcctctgcTACTACAGAGACCATTACTTCCACATCCAGCCTGCTGGTCGCTGAAGGGTATTGGCACCAGGGGACCTTCATAGCCCAGGCTATGCAGGAGGATTCATTACCCAGGAAGGGGGTGCTGACAGGGGCCACCCAGTTGGAGCCTGGCCAGGGCATTACGGAGCCAGCAGATGTgagcagcacagacacacaggagcCCCGTCCTCAGAGACCCACTGAGACCAGCTCCACAAGCTTCATCAACTCCAGCAACACCACCAGCCACTGGGTCAATGGAACAGACACGTTTGGTCATCACATCCAAGTGAAGGAGACTGCATCATtatctgatgatgatgatgatgatggtggtgaaaCTCATCGACGCAATGTGACCTCTCCGGATCGGGCATCAAACGGGTCACAGGACAATGAAACCGACACAAGTGACAGTCATCACAGTCAGGCCAACGAGACGTCATCGTCGCCATTGTCCGGCGATGATGGTGAAACTTCTGGACACAATGGGACCTCATCGTATCTGTCTTTAAACAGGTCAGACCAGCATCTTATTAAGGGTGCTACAAACACAGAGGAGCTGCCCAGGCCTGTGACCCTAAACAGGCGTCCGCTGTGCCCTTACCCTCCCCTGCCAGCTTCAACCCCGGTCCCCGGGACTACAAACACAGAGGAGCTGCCCAGGCCTGTGACCCTAAACAGGCGTCCGCTGTGCCCTTACCCTCCCCTGCCAGCTCATGGCACCTTCTACTTCCGTCCGGTAGACAACCCCGGTCCCCGGGACTACAAACACTACATCCAGTACGCCTGCTATGCAGGGTACACCCTGGCCCACGGGGATATCCACAGCTACTGTCTGCCGGCTGGACGGTGGAGTGGTCTCACCCCGGTCTGCTTGGGTAAGTCACTGCTCTATCATTCCTCATTGTGA